CCATACCGAACTGTTCGGCAAGCCGTTTTGACGATTCAAGCACGCACGGGTGTTCGATGGTCGTCGTAACGACGACGTTTCTGCCACGCTTTTTACCGAGCTGCACCATCGTATTGAACACGGTGTTGTTCGACTCGGATCCGCCGGACGTAAAAATGATTTCAGCCGCATCGGCGTGTATCAAAGCGGCTACCTGCGCGCGGGCTTTTTCAATGTCGTGCGCGACGACCCGTCCGTCTTCATGCAGACTGGAACCGTTCGCATATTTATTCAATTCCGCGACGTAAAAATCACGCACTTCATGCGAAAGCGGCGTGGTCGCGTTATAATCAAGATAGATACGTTCCATGTGTTTATATCCCCCGGGAAATGATCCCGCCTCCCACGATTACTCCATTTAAATATACTACCGCCGATTGTCCGGGGGCAACAGCCCGCTGCGGATTTTTGAACGTAATTTTGAAAACGCCGGACGGTTCGCGTGCTGCATCCGAATCTCGTGCGGCATCCGAATCGCCCGTACCAGCGGCGCACGCGGTAGTATGCACGCCGGCGTACGGCTCGACGACCGCTTCGACAGGTTTCGAGGCGAGCCTGATTTTCACTTCGCCGGTAAACGGCAGCGCGGGAACGTAATTTCCGGCCCACACCCAGTCGTCGGCAAGCAGCGCGCCGCACAGCAAATCGTCGTTTTCGGCAAGCACGACCCGATTGTGCACCGCATCGATCGAATGAACGTACAGCGGACGAGTGGAACTGACGCCCAAACCGCGGCGCTGCCCCACCGTATAATGTTCGATACCGCGATGCCTGCCGATCACTTTTCCGTCCAGATTCACGATATCACCGGGAACGGACGGTTTGTCGGAAAAGATAACGTCGAAATACGCTTCGGGAACGAAGTCCTGACTTTCACTGCGCGACGCGGCGGCGAGACGGCGTTCCTGCGCCATTGCGAATACTTCTTTTTTGGTAAAACCGGCGAGCGGAAAACGCACTTTTTCGAGAACGTGCGACGGAACGCGACATAAAAAATAAGTCTGATCCTTCGTCGAATCGGACGCGTACGCGATCATGACCGGGCGTTCCGACACGGGCAGCGCGGAAGTGTCCGGTACCGCGGAGACAGTCGACGGCGGTTCCACCCCGGCTTCCGCTGAACGGAATTCCGCCGGCACGGCGTCGAAGCCCGGCGCGGCGGCAAAGCCAGGCACGACATGTTCGCGGTACAAATCAGCCACGGAAGTCTCCGGACGCACGAGGCGCGCGTAATGACCGGTGCAGAAATAGTCGAACCGGATACCGAGCGCAGTGATGCCTTCAAGCAGCGCGCCGAATTTGACCCGCGGATTGCAGCGGATACACGGATTAGGCGTGCGCCCGGCACGATATTCGGCCTTAAAATAATCGAGAACTTCTTTCCGGTACGTTTCGCGCACGTCGATAACGTGATATTCGATATCGTGTTCTTTGCAAAAAGACTCGCACTGCGCTATATCGACCTGTTCGTCGGGACCGTAGCACGACGAACGGACGCCGTCCGCCGAATGAGGCAACGGCATGTCGTCGTTCCAACTCGACATCGTAACGCCGATCACGTTGCAGCCGCGTTCTTTGAGCAATATCGCAACCAAAGTCGAATCAACCCCGCCGGACATGCCGACCGCGACGGTCGTTCCGGGTTCGGGTAATGGTAAATCTGTAAATCTCACGTTTTCAATATACCGTTTTTCGGCAAAAAATGGAAGCGCTTTTACGTCTTTTTCCTACCAAATCTATATGAAAACACGGATAAAAACGCCCCCCTAAAACGCCGAACGCGGAGCGCCCTATAAGCCGACCGATGTATCAGCCGGTCACATAGATCAGCCGTTCAG
This sequence is a window from Treponema brennaborense DSM 12168. Protein-coding genes within it:
- a CDS encoding tRNA 2-thiouridine(34) synthase MnmA — protein: MRFTDLPLPEPGTTVAVGMSGGVDSTLVAILLKERGCNVIGVTMSSWNDDMPLPHSADGVRSSCYGPDEQVDIAQCESFCKEHDIEYHVIDVRETYRKEVLDYFKAEYRAGRTPNPCIRCNPRVKFGALLEGITALGIRFDYFCTGHYARLVRPETSVADLYREHVVPGFAAAPGFDAVPAEFRSAEAGVEPPSTVSAVPDTSALPVSERPVMIAYASDSTKDQTYFLCRVPSHVLEKVRFPLAGFTKKEVFAMAQERRLAAASRSESQDFVPEAYFDVIFSDKPSVPGDIVNLDGKVIGRHRGIEHYTVGQRRGLGVSSTRPLYVHSIDAVHNRVVLAENDDLLCGALLADDWVWAGNYVPALPFTGEVKIRLASKPVEAVVEPYAGVHTTACAAGTGDSDAARDSDAAREPSGVFKITFKNPQRAVAPGQSAVVYLNGVIVGGGIISRGI